From the genome of Eucalyptus grandis isolate ANBG69807.140 chromosome 2, ASM1654582v1, whole genome shotgun sequence, one region includes:
- the LOC104435734 gene encoding uncharacterized protein LOC104435734: MAIAKRCADAEEDPWNAHSSMMKWASRILLAIIFLIVLGVSTIWLTVHPRQLEYTVTDALVTQFNLTDNGLVTANFSIKMSTNNNNHQVSFTYEYMGVDVKSHDQIIASADGPHLFHNKDNFTEFQINPISKDKLLQGLTSKDLKDLKDQGQSEDIKIDVIINARVKFKALHWKQDHCKIQIFCGDVVAHFKGNETFQQTPCDVEL; the protein is encoded by the coding sequence ATGGCAATCGCCAAGCGTTGTGCTGATGCCGAGGAAGACCCTTGGAATGCACACTCAAGCATGATGAAATGGGCATCCAGAATCCTGCTCGCCATAATCTTTCTCATCGTGCTAGGGGTTTCGACCATCTGGCTTACCGTCCACCCGAGGCAGCTCGAGTACACTGTCACGGACGCCTTGGTCACTCAGTTCAACCTCACCGACAACGGCCTCGTCACCGCCAACTTCAGCATCAAGATGTCaaccaacaacaacaaccaccaGGTCTCGTTCACCTACGAGTACATGGGGGTGGACGTGAAGAGCCACGACCAAATCATTGCGTCCGCCGACGGCCCGCATCTATTCCACAACAAGGACAACTTCACGGAGTTCCAGATTAATCCCATCTCGAAAGATAAGTTGCTACAGGGGCTCACGTCGAAGGACTTGAAGGACTTGAAAGATCAGGGGCAGTCAGAGGACATCAAGATAGACGTGATCATCAACGCGCGCGTCAAGTTCAAGGCCCTGCATTGGAAGCAGGACCACTGCAAGATCCAGATATTCTGCGGCGATGTGGTGGCCCACTTCAAAGGGAATGAGACCTTCCAGCAGACCCCATGCGACGTTGAACTTTGA